A stretch of Sulfurirhabdus autotrophica DNA encodes these proteins:
- a CDS encoding sigma 54-interacting transcriptional regulator → MKTSHSINQENPIGMIGASPAFLEHVRLLSKISASKASIVIFGETGSGKEMAARAIHHLGNNGNIPFVSMNCGTISEEKLANYLFDKPKNAALFLDEIEALSTKGQISLLRYLQDQQSPDLPKSETIRIIAATSADLLKLVEAGTFRPDLLFRLQTFSVEIPPLRERHGDAELLAKHFIKQYSAKYDKPILSLHPDTLRYLSRHNWPGNIRELANFIHREFLIADGPTLRAGLPANQMNRRKGEDRRAGESYTGHDFNEAKAKAIENFEKSFLSRLLSGTHGNVTLAAKKAGKERRALGKLIKKHGIDKRKYADSPQQNT, encoded by the coding sequence ATGAAAACAAGCCACTCAATCAATCAGGAAAATCCCATCGGAATGATCGGCGCCTCCCCCGCCTTTCTTGAACATGTGCGCCTACTGAGCAAAATATCTGCCAGCAAGGCTTCAATTGTCATATTTGGGGAGACCGGTAGCGGCAAAGAAATGGCAGCCCGCGCCATTCACCATCTTGGCAACAACGGCAACATCCCTTTTGTATCTATGAATTGCGGTACGATTAGCGAAGAAAAATTGGCAAATTACCTTTTTGACAAGCCAAAAAACGCAGCATTATTTCTGGACGAAATCGAGGCGCTCTCAACAAAAGGTCAAATTTCATTATTACGCTATCTTCAGGATCAACAGTCTCCCGATCTCCCAAAATCAGAAACCATACGTATCATTGCCGCCACTAGCGCAGATCTCTTAAAGCTGGTCGAAGCCGGAACATTCCGTCCGGATTTACTCTTTCGCCTGCAGACCTTTTCTGTTGAAATACCACCCCTACGAGAGCGGCATGGTGACGCAGAACTCCTGGCCAAGCACTTTATCAAACAATACAGTGCAAAATACGACAAACCAATTTTATCCCTGCACCCGGATACGTTACGGTATTTAAGTCGCCATAATTGGCCAGGCAATATCCGGGAACTTGCCAATTTCATTCATCGTGAATTTTTGATTGCTGACGGACCAACTCTTCGCGCCGGATTGCCTGCAAATCAAATGAATCGGCGCAAAGGTGAGGATCGCAGAGCAGGCGAATCCTACACCGGCCATGATTTCAATGAAGCAAAAGCCAAGGCAATCGAGAATTTCGAGAAAAGTTTCCTGTCCAGACTGCTTTCAGGAACACACGGCAATGTTACTCTAGCCGCAAAAAAAGCAGGCAAGGAAAGAAGGGCATTAGGAAAGTTAATTAAAAAACACGGTATTGATAAGCGAAAATATGCCGATTCACCACAACAAAATACTTAA
- a CDS encoding aspartate ammonia-lyase: MAYRIEKDSLGEFKVPQDAWYGIQTARAVENFPISGRGPDRDFIRAHVQIKYAAAIANCQPDWLDESKRDAIVSACERILKGEFLDQFVVDRFQAGAGTSHNMNSNEVIANIANVALGEERGKYSPINPNDHVNMGQSTNDTIPTAIRLAVLAKLPRLTQAVEHMAAAFDEIALREQDTVKSGRTHLQDAVPTTIGREFAAYAWSLRRAKQNIADTRRQLCDIGLGGSAAGTGLNTSPHYPEKVAAELAKLTNEPIQASNLAAQMQSMLDLQTLSGQIRSLALELTRISNDLRLLASGPRTGLGEITLPPVQPGSSIMPGKVNPVMFEMLNQVCYQVMGQDAAVAYMTQAGQLELNVMMPALGSALFDAMDWLTNAMNAATDKNLKGLIVNRDRCFTFIHDSVGLATLLNPQIGYTKAAEIAKESEKSGKPVRDIVAEHNLMSREAFDALVLKAARDGKID, encoded by the coding sequence ATGGCTTACCGTATTGAGAAAGACTCGCTAGGCGAGTTTAAAGTTCCCCAGGATGCATGGTATGGCATTCAAACCGCGCGCGCAGTAGAAAATTTTCCCATTTCCGGTCGTGGTCCCGATCGTGATTTTATCCGAGCCCACGTACAAATCAAATATGCTGCTGCTATTGCCAATTGCCAACCGGACTGGCTGGATGAATCCAAGCGCGATGCCATCGTTTCTGCGTGTGAACGCATCTTGAAGGGTGAGTTTCTGGATCAGTTTGTAGTTGACCGTTTTCAAGCAGGTGCCGGCACCAGTCACAACATGAACAGCAATGAAGTAATTGCTAACATTGCCAACGTTGCACTGGGTGAAGAGCGGGGTAAATATTCGCCGATCAATCCAAACGATCACGTTAATATGGGGCAAAGCACCAACGATACCATCCCCACAGCAATTCGCCTTGCTGTTCTGGCCAAACTACCAAGACTCACTCAGGCCGTGGAGCATATGGCTGCGGCGTTCGACGAGATTGCCCTGCGCGAGCAAGACACTGTCAAAAGTGGCCGCACACATTTGCAAGACGCCGTCCCCACCACCATAGGCCGGGAGTTCGCAGCCTATGCCTGGTCGCTCCGCCGCGCGAAGCAGAATATTGCGGACACCCGCCGCCAGTTATGTGATATTGGTTTAGGTGGATCTGCTGCAGGTACTGGCTTGAACACCTCTCCTCACTATCCAGAAAAGGTAGCCGCAGAATTGGCCAAGCTCACCAATGAACCTATTCAGGCTAGCAACCTGGCGGCACAAATGCAGTCCATGCTGGATTTACAAACTCTCTCAGGACAAATTCGTAGTCTGGCACTGGAATTAACCCGCATCAGTAACGATCTTCGTTTGCTCGCCTCGGGTCCACGCACAGGTCTGGGTGAAATCACGTTACCACCTGTACAACCCGGTTCAAGTATCATGCCCGGCAAAGTCAATCCTGTCATGTTTGAAATGTTGAATCAGGTCTGCTATCAGGTAATGGGACAAGATGCGGCCGTTGCTTACATGACCCAGGCCGGACAACTGGAACTGAACGTAATGATGCCGGCGTTGGGTTCTGCGCTATTTGATGCGATGGACTGGTTGACCAACGCGATGAATGCCGCCACCGATAAAAACCTGAAGGGACTTATCGTGAATCGTGACCGCTGCTTCACTTTCATCCACGACAGCGTGGGATTGGCGACATTGCTTAATCCACAAATTGGTTATACAAAAGCTGCCGAGATCGCTAAAGAGTCAGAAAAAAGTGGCAAGCCCGTTCGAGACATTGTTGCGGAACATAACCTGATGAGTCGCGAAGCATTCGATGCACTCGTACTGAAAGCAGCTCGTGATGGCAAGATAGACTAA
- a CDS encoding TlpA disulfide reductase family protein, which translates to MKHRIAYLLICLSLLSLPAFAEGFSVTDAKGKVHNLSDYKGKWVLVNFWATWCPPCLEEIPDLIALHDAHKGKDLEVIGIAMDYQSPKYVVEFADSMFVTYPIVLGNSKIAAQIGSIQGLPTTYLFNPEGKMVAHNVGALTRKAVESYIAAKNKK; encoded by the coding sequence TTGAAACATCGCATTGCATATTTGCTGATTTGCTTGAGTTTGCTTTCCCTTCCTGCATTTGCTGAAGGATTTTCTGTTACAGATGCAAAAGGGAAGGTGCATAATCTTTCTGATTACAAAGGTAAATGGGTTCTGGTGAATTTCTGGGCCACATGGTGCCCACCTTGTCTCGAAGAAATTCCGGACCTGATTGCGCTGCATGATGCGCATAAGGGAAAAGATTTGGAAGTGATAGGTATTGCAATGGATTATCAGAGTCCGAAATACGTGGTGGAGTTCGCTGATAGTATGTTCGTGACTTACCCAATTGTGCTGGGAAACTCTAAAATAGCAGCACAGATTGGTTCAATTCAGGGATTGCCAACGACTTATCTATTTAATCCTGAAGGAAAAATGGTGGCGCATAATGTAGGTGCATTGACACGTAAAGCAGTGGAAAGCTATATTGCAGCAAAGAACAAAAAATAA
- a CDS encoding thioredoxin family protein codes for MKQFIAGLMLLMIAIPSFAEIRDVDQYFFDSKLGDFRNELVTAKKEGKKGILLMFELDDCPFCHRMKQTILNQSEVQEYYRKNFLIFTVDTKGDNPMVDFKGKETTEKLFSVENRVRATPVFAFFDLEGNEMKRFTGAAKDTNEFLQFGHYVVEGAYKTMTFAKFKQQGGQ; via the coding sequence ATGAAGCAATTTATTGCAGGGTTGATGTTGCTTATGATCGCAATACCGAGTTTTGCTGAAATTCGGGATGTGGATCAGTATTTCTTTGATTCTAAACTCGGCGACTTTCGCAATGAATTGGTGACAGCGAAGAAAGAGGGAAAAAAAGGAATTTTGCTCATGTTCGAGTTGGACGACTGCCCTTTTTGCCATCGCATGAAGCAAACCATTCTGAATCAATCTGAAGTGCAGGAATATTACCGTAAAAATTTTCTGATTTTTACAGTTGATACCAAAGGGGATAACCCAATGGTCGATTTTAAAGGGAAGGAAACCACTGAAAAGTTATTTTCCGTGGAAAACCGGGTAAGGGCCACACCGGTTTTTGCCTTTTTTGATCTTGAAGGCAACGAGATGAAACGCTTCACTGGCGCCGCCAAAGATACGAATGAGTTTTTGCAATTCGGACATTATGTGGTGGAAGGCGCTTATAAAACCATGACATTCGCAAAATTCAAACAACAGGGTGGGCAATG